The genomic stretch GGGGTCTCAGACTGCGGACTGACTTTCCCAGGTTTGCACGTGTCCGTGGCAGCAGTGGCTGGTCACAGAGATCATGGCGCCTTGAGTAGCGACCTCACTTGTGCAAGTGGAGGAGCATCGCGGGCACGTTCGAAATAACTGGAGCAGGCAGCTTTCGGACACCAGGAATTTTCTTTCTTCGTTCGATGTACGTGGCTGGCATGAGTCGTACTCACTAGAGAACAACAGGAGCGTGTATGAATGACTAACCTAATTAGGTGGTCCTGCACCTTGGTTTATatttagaccctgaagttttcgggttttatttttttccaaatttgggGGGTGAAAATCAGGTCAATAACTTAATGTCaaaaattcgtgcaaattcgggtgtaAAAATTACCACCAGActgaattcggggagaaatcaggctatTGCAGCTTAAACGTTCGTTCTAGCGCTCATCCAGAGTGTCAGAAGTATCAGAAGTAGAGGTCAACCatgtattttgtgaaaaattagtatgTCTTTACCTTCAGGAGCATAccttaggtgcagttttgcgggtagaaatcgggtttaacccgaaggTGGACCttgattcggggtgcaaatttggggaaaaatcggatttaaccctaaaacttcagggtctatttATATTATATAGTATACTGTAAAACCGTTTAATTTTGCAGACCCACTTTTTCTCTGACATCCTAAATTCATGACTCGAGTGGCTTACTTCATGTCATGAAGAAGTCATGAAGCAGGGCGATTTATTAatcggcaatcattcttttctccgACATCTTCAGGACGACGCGAGCAACTCTATGGGTAGATGGAGAGGCGAATACTGTACTGtacttatatgctccagtttgatagttcattttaaGCTTTACTTcctcagttaattttagttcgCTTCACTCAGCTTTATTTCATAAGTTTATCTAAATGATTTAACCAAGGACTGTAATAATTTGGGCCCTGCGGTACACAAATTCGGTTGTAAAATCGGTTCCATATATGTTTCAGGTATTCCGAGTGTGCAGTATCACTTTCTGTTACTGTCACCTGCTATATTTCCATTACCTTTCCCTGGATTGCCACGTGTGAAAATGAAGGCCACGAAAGCAGCATTGAAGTGTCATTTCTTTCATGAAATTTTCCCATGCCCTCAAACCTTGCTAAAATTGGGGACCCACAAATATTAAAGGGGTCATGGAACTTTGTCACGAAGTTACGCCAAATAAATGTTAAATTAGATTACCTGCATCGATGCAAGCTTCTATTGCAAGCTTTGCTGCAGTAAGACGCATAGAAAAATTGTTCTTTCTTCCTCAATACTCTTCTGATTTGCAGTACAATGTCTGCATGATGGAATGAACTATGTATACATCAATgcgtcgcaacccctttaacggTTTTTTACACTACGTTGAGCGTTGTCAGTACCTTCTCATTTTGAGGCATTTGTGCACGACTCATTGTTGCAGGCACAAAAAAACTCACTTGCTTTTAGTCCCTTCCTTTGATACGAGGCAGCGGTCGCCTGAGTCCTCATCTTCACTCTGGACGGGGCTAGGGGCTGGCGTGAGTGACGTCACACACCTTGGGCTGATCACAGCACCTCTCCCAGCTGATGGTTTCCAGGGATCCGTCTGAGAGCCGCGCTCCTGCAGGATTCTCACAGTCATGTCTGTCTGTGTGCCTACAGACACTGTGAGGCCCAAATGTTGCTTTTCCCTGGGGAGCTACACAGTGATAGAATGAGAAGATTACTATTTATTTTGCAGCACAAAGCTAGCTAGTACTTACCAGCG from Ornithodoros turicata isolate Travis chromosome 4, ASM3712646v1, whole genome shotgun sequence encodes the following:
- the LOC135390976 gene encoding uncharacterized protein LOC135390976, which gives rise to MPAVCIVTTCPNRRVKNQPPGLTFHSVPNDEPRRSLWLELAGQQNGGENLPKTPRFCQEHFPPNAYRMAIMGPVSKKLCDDVVPSLRLPKDVVDAPSKRLATSGTVPQLGSQEPEESANPRPCMPTHVSSLLGRHRPLLPREKQHLGLTVSVGTQTDMTVRILQERGSQTDPWKPSAGRGAVISPRCVTSLTPAPSPVQSEDEDSGDRCLVSKEGTKSNEYDSCQPRTSNEERKFLVSESCLLQLFRTCPRCSSTCTSEVATQGAMISVTSHCCHGHVQTWESQSAV